One Suricata suricatta isolate VVHF042 unplaced genomic scaffold, meerkat_22Aug2017_6uvM2_HiC HiC_scaffold_237, whole genome shotgun sequence DNA segment encodes these proteins:
- the LOC115284856 gene encoding putative olfactory receptor 2B8 has translation MEQKNGSSFTGFILLGFSDRPQLERVLFVVLLIFYLLTLLGNTTIIALSRLDPHLHTPMYFFLSNLSFLDLCYTTSTVPQLLVHLRGADKSISFGGCVTQLFFSLGLGCTECILLGVMAFDRYAAIFRPLHYMVIMHPRLCALMTSASWFIAFTNSSLQTVLIFLVPLCGRNKIDHFYCEVPPLLKLACVDTTGNDSEIFFVDVIILLIPVALITFSYSQIVREVLRIKSAAGQRKAFGTCGSHLTVVSLFYGTAIYAYLQPSNSHSQDQDKLVSLFYTIIIPMANPFIYTLWNKDVMGAIKKVFCRGYDSR, from the coding sequence ATGGAACAGAAAAATGGCAGCTCTTTCACTGGGTTTATCCTGCTGGGTTTCTCTGACCGGCCTCAACTGGAGAGAGTCCTCTTTGTGGTTCTTCTGATCTTCTATCTACTCACCCTGCTGGGAAACACAACCATCATTGCACTGTCCCGCCTGGACCCACACCTTcacactcccatgtactttttcctctccAACCTGAGCTTTCTGGACCTGTGTTACACGACCAGCACTGTCCCTCAGCTCCTGGTCCATCTCAGGGGGGCAGACAAGTCCATCTCCTTTGGTGGCTGTGTAACTCAGCTGTTCTTCTCTCTAGGGTTGGGATGCACAGAATGCATCCTCCTAGGGGTGATGGCATTTGACCGCTATGCAGCCATCTTCAGGCCCCTGCACTACATGGTGATCATGCACCCTCGTCTCTGTGCCCTGATGACTTCTGCATCATGGTTCATTGCTTTTACCAACTCCTCATTGCAGACGGTGCTCATCTTTCTTGTACCACTTTgtgggagaaataaaatagatcacTTCTACTGTGAGGTCCCCCCACTGCTCAAGCTTGCCTGTGTTGACACCACTGGGAATGACTCTGAGATCTTCTTTGTTGATGTGATCATTCTCCTGATTCCTGTGGCATTAATCACGTTTTCCTACAGTCAGATTGTCAGGGAAGTGTTGAGAATAAAGTCAGCTGCAGGGCAGAGGAAAGCATTTGGAACATGTGGGTCCCACCTCACAGTGGTCTCCCTGTTTTACGGCACGGCCATCTATGCTTACCTGCAGCCCAGCAACAGCCACTCCCAGGATCAGGACAAGTTAGTTTCTCTCTTCTACACCATCATCATCCCCATGGCCAACCCCTTCATCTATACCCTGTGGAACAAGGATGTGATGGGAGCAATAAAGAAAGTTTTCTGTCGCGGCTATGACTCCAGATGA